In Agromyces sp. G08B096, a genomic segment contains:
- the ftsZ gene encoding cell division protein FtsZ, which yields MSTNQNYLAVIKVVGIGGGGVNAVNRMIELGLRGVEFIAINTDAQALLMSDADVKLDVGRDLTRGLGAGADPEVGRRAAEDHAEEIEEALAGADMVFVTAGEGGGTGTGGAPVVARIAKSIGALTIGVVTKPFSFEGKRRQTQAEQGVARLKEEVDTLIVVPNDRLLEISDRGISMLEAFATADQVLLAGVQGITDLITTPGLINLDFADVKSVMQGAGSALMGIGSSRGADRAIKAAELAVASPLLEASIDGAHGVLLSIQGGSNLGIFEINDAARLVQEAVHPEANIIFGAVIDDTLGDEVRVTVIAAGFDGGEPQPKEHAEARRSSFAPAAVGAAVGAGAGVASSLPESAEPIAEIDIEELVESANWGEIDTTTGDQIVSDPAFDDGDDDLDIPDFLK from the coding sequence ATGTCGACAAACCAGAACTACCTCGCCGTCATCAAGGTCGTCGGCATCGGCGGCGGCGGCGTCAACGCCGTCAACCGCATGATCGAGCTCGGCCTCCGCGGCGTCGAGTTCATCGCGATCAACACCGACGCCCAGGCGCTGCTCATGTCCGATGCGGACGTGAAGCTCGACGTCGGCCGCGACCTCACCCGGGGTCTCGGTGCCGGAGCCGACCCCGAGGTCGGCCGGCGTGCCGCCGAAGACCACGCCGAGGAGATCGAGGAAGCCCTCGCCGGCGCCGACATGGTGTTCGTGACCGCCGGCGAAGGCGGCGGCACGGGCACGGGCGGTGCGCCCGTCGTGGCCCGCATCGCCAAGTCGATCGGGGCGCTCACCATCGGTGTCGTCACCAAGCCCTTCAGCTTCGAGGGCAAGCGCCGCCAGACCCAGGCCGAGCAGGGCGTCGCACGCCTCAAGGAAGAGGTCGACACGCTCATCGTCGTGCCGAACGACCGGCTCCTCGAGATCAGCGACCGCGGCATCTCCATGCTCGAGGCCTTCGCCACCGCCGACCAGGTGCTCCTCGCGGGTGTCCAGGGCATCACCGACCTGATCACCACCCCCGGCCTCATCAACCTCGACTTCGCCGACGTGAAGTCGGTGATGCAGGGCGCCGGGTCCGCGCTCATGGGCATCGGCTCCTCGCGCGGGGCCGATCGGGCGATCAAGGCCGCCGAGCTCGCCGTCGCGAGCCCGCTGCTCGAAGCCTCGATCGACGGGGCGCACGGCGTGCTCCTCTCCATCCAGGGCGGCTCGAACCTCGGCATCTTCGAGATCAACGACGCCGCTCGGCTCGTGCAGGAGGCGGTGCACCCCGAAGCGAACATCATCTTCGGCGCCGTCATCGACGACACGCTCGGCGACGAGGTGCGCGTGACGGTCATCGCGGCCGGGTTCGACGGCGGCGAGCCGCAGCCGAAGGAGCACGCGGAGGCCCGCCGTTCGAGCTTCGCCCCCGCCGCCGTCGGCGCCGCGGTCGGTGCCGGTGCCGGGGTCGCGAGCTCGCTGCCGGAGAGCGCGGAGCCGATCGCCGAGATCGACATCGAAGAGCTCGTCGAGTCCGCGAACTGGGGTGAGATCGACACCACCACGGGCGACCAGATCGTGAGCGACCCCGCGTTCGACGACGGCGACGACGACCTCGACATCCCCGACTTCCTGAAGTGA
- the lspA gene encoding signal peptidase II, whose product MAAERGGKAAGTLTALLVLVGAAVVAYGLDQLSKALVVQHLTEGETVPVLGTLLQWQFVRNPGAAFSIASGMTWIFTILAAGVITFIIWFARRIRSIAWAIVFGLLLGGVLGNLTDRLFREPSFGLGHVVDFISTPWLLPAIYNVADIAIVSSMVLFMILTIRGIGLDGSREVRPSKAARSAAADEPGATATELDRDDDGTPSPGARLAAES is encoded by the coding sequence TTGGCGGCTGAGCGGGGCGGCAAGGCAGCCGGCACACTCACCGCGCTCCTCGTCCTCGTCGGCGCCGCCGTCGTCGCCTACGGGCTCGATCAGCTGAGCAAGGCGCTCGTCGTCCAGCACCTCACGGAGGGCGAGACCGTGCCGGTGCTGGGCACGCTGCTGCAGTGGCAGTTCGTGCGCAACCCCGGCGCGGCCTTCTCGATCGCGAGCGGCATGACGTGGATCTTCACGATCCTCGCCGCCGGCGTGATCACCTTCATCATCTGGTTCGCGCGCCGCATCCGCTCGATCGCGTGGGCGATCGTGTTCGGTCTCCTGCTCGGCGGGGTGCTCGGCAACCTCACCGATCGGCTGTTCCGTGAGCCGAGCTTCGGCCTCGGGCATGTGGTCGACTTCATCTCCACCCCGTGGCTGCTGCCCGCGATCTACAACGTCGCCGACATCGCGATCGTCTCGAGCATGGTGCTGTTCATGATCCTGACGATCCGCGGGATCGGCCTCGACGGATCGCGCGAGGTGCGCCCGTCGAAGGCTGCGAGATCGGCCGCGGCCGACGAACCGGGCGCCACCGCGACGGAGCTCGACCGCGACGACGACGGCACCCCATCGCCTGGTGCCCGGCTCGCGGCCGAGTCCTGA
- the sepF gene encoding cell division protein SepF: protein MSNPLKKTMVYLGLADEELESEPAPAPAAAAPAPIVHAAPAPKGGAAVTPLRKPAPQPITPQAEMNEILTVHPRQYRDAQVIAESFREGVPVIINLSQMSDADARRLIDFASGLSQGLYGKIERVTSKVFLLSPAHVVVSGEAGDGEADADATFFSHA from the coding sequence ATGTCGAACCCGCTGAAGAAGACCATGGTCTACCTGGGCCTCGCCGACGAGGAGCTCGAGTCGGAGCCCGCGCCGGCTCCCGCCGCCGCAGCGCCGGCGCCAATCGTCCACGCGGCTCCCGCGCCCAAGGGCGGCGCCGCCGTCACGCCGCTGCGCAAGCCCGCACCGCAACCGATCACCCCGCAGGCGGAGATGAACGAGATCCTCACGGTCCACCCGCGTCAGTACCGCGACGCCCAGGTCATCGCGGAGTCGTTCCGCGAGGGCGTGCCCGTCATCATCAACCTCTCGCAGATGTCCGACGCCGACGCCAGGCGCCTGATCGACTTCGCGAGCGGCCTCTCGCAGGGCCTCTACGGCAAGATCGAGCGAGTGACGAGCAAGGTCTTCCTGCTTTCGCCCGCGCACGTCGTCGTGTCGGGTGAAGCCGGCGACGGTGAGGCCGACGCGGACGCGACCTTCTTCTCGCACGCGTAG
- a CDS encoding RluA family pseudouridine synthase encodes MSEYRALPVPDGLDGSRIDAGLAKLLGFSRTQAADIATAGGVVVDGRVADKSDRLRAGAWLEVSWEPPRPLQVEAIPVPDLGIIHDDDDLVVVDKPAGVAAHPSVGWEGPTVVGALAAAGFRISTSGAPERQGVVHRLDAGTSGLMVVAKSERAYTELKRQFHDREVEKIYHTVVQGHPDPFAGTIDAPVGRHPRSDWKFAVTADGKHAVTHYETLEAFPYASLLEVHLETGRTHQIRVHMAAQRHPCVGDAMYGADPTLSARLGLTRQWLHARQLGFTHPATGDWSVFESAYPADLQYALDLLQSD; translated from the coding sequence GTGTCGGAGTACCGCGCCCTTCCCGTCCCCGACGGGCTCGACGGCTCGCGCATCGACGCGGGGCTCGCGAAGCTCCTCGGCTTCTCGCGGACCCAGGCGGCGGACATCGCGACCGCCGGCGGTGTCGTCGTCGACGGGCGGGTCGCCGACAAATCGGATCGGCTTCGTGCCGGTGCCTGGCTCGAGGTGAGCTGGGAACCGCCGCGCCCGCTGCAGGTCGAGGCGATCCCGGTCCCCGACCTCGGGATCATCCACGACGACGACGATCTCGTCGTGGTCGACAAGCCCGCGGGGGTGGCGGCGCATCCGTCGGTCGGCTGGGAGGGACCCACGGTCGTCGGCGCCCTCGCCGCGGCCGGGTTCCGGATCTCCACCTCCGGCGCCCCGGAGCGCCAGGGCGTGGTGCACCGTCTCGACGCCGGGACCAGCGGGCTCATGGTCGTGGCGAAGTCCGAGCGCGCCTACACCGAGTTGAAGCGGCAGTTCCACGATCGCGAAGTGGAGAAGATCTACCACACGGTCGTGCAGGGGCATCCCGATCCGTTCGCGGGCACGATCGACGCGCCCGTGGGCCGGCATCCGAGGTCCGACTGGAAGTTCGCCGTAACCGCCGACGGCAAGCACGCCGTGACGCACTACGAGACGCTGGAGGCGTTCCCCTACGCGTCGCTGCTCGAGGTCCACCTCGAGACCGGCCGCACCCACCAGATCCGGGTGCACATGGCTGCTCAGCGGCATCCGTGCGTCGGCGACGCCATGTACGGAGCAGACCCGACCCTGTCGGCCAGGCTCGGCCTCACGCGGCAGTGGCTCCACGCGCGCCAGCTCGGCTTCACGCACCCCGCGACCGGCGACTGGTCGGTGTTCGAGTCGGCGTATCCCGCCGACCTGCAGTACGCGCTCGATTTGCTCCAGTCCGACTGA
- a CDS encoding YggS family pyridoxal phosphate-dependent enzyme — protein sequence MTDELHPVVDTAGLAERLGRVRADIADAAAEAGRDAGELTTIVVTKFHPAELVSELAALGVRDVGENRHQEAQAKAAELAHLGLNWHFVGQLQSKKARQVRAYASAVHSVDRPALVDALRSDAATIDAFVQVNLTDDPGRGGVAPGELESLVERVLGTPGLRLRGLMAVAPLGVPARPEFARVRALSERVRALAPGATALSMGMSHDYRDAILEGATHLRIGTAITGNRPA from the coding sequence GTGACCGACGAGCTCCACCCCGTCGTCGACACCGCCGGCCTCGCCGAGCGTCTCGGACGCGTGCGCGCCGACATCGCCGATGCCGCCGCGGAGGCCGGCCGAGACGCCGGCGAGCTCACGACGATCGTCGTCACGAAGTTCCACCCCGCGGAACTCGTCTCCGAGCTCGCCGCCCTCGGCGTGCGCGACGTGGGGGAGAACCGTCACCAGGAAGCCCAGGCGAAAGCGGCCGAGCTCGCCCACCTCGGGCTGAACTGGCATTTCGTCGGGCAGCTGCAGAGCAAGAAGGCGCGTCAGGTGCGCGCCTACGCGAGCGCAGTCCATTCGGTCGACCGGCCGGCACTCGTCGACGCGCTGCGATCGGATGCCGCGACCATCGACGCCTTCGTGCAGGTGAACCTCACCGACGATCCCGGTCGCGGCGGCGTCGCGCCGGGCGAGCTCGAATCGCTCGTCGAGCGGGTCCTCGGCACGCCCGGGCTGCGACTGCGCGGCCTCATGGCGGTCGCTCCCCTCGGCGTGCCGGCGCGGCCGGAGTTCGCGCGCGTGCGTGCGCTCTCGGAGCGGGTGCGCGCGCTCGCACCCGGCGCGACCGCCTTGTCCATGGGGATGAGCCACGACTATCGCGACGCCATCTTGGAGGGTGCGACACACCTTCGCATCGGCACGGCAATCACCGGGAATCGCCCGGCCTGA
- a CDS encoding YggT family protein, translating into MGALSVVWSILSTLLLIYFFVMWARFVLDLIRTFNRSWRPRGFWLVVVEAVYTVTDPPVRFFRRLVPPIRIGQVALDLGWSLAMLLVIVLMTIVSGLSAATAGVA; encoded by the coding sequence GTGGGAGCACTGTCAGTCGTCTGGAGCATCCTCTCGACGCTCCTCCTCATCTATTTCTTCGTGATGTGGGCGCGCTTCGTGCTCGACCTCATCCGCACGTTCAACCGCAGCTGGCGCCCGCGCGGCTTCTGGCTCGTGGTGGTCGAGGCGGTCTACACGGTGACGGATCCGCCCGTGCGGTTCTTCCGCCGACTCGTGCCGCCGATCCGCATCGGACAGGTGGCGCTCGACCTCGGGTGGAGCCTCGCGATGCTGCTCGTGATCGTGCTCATGACCATCGTGTCCGGCCTCTCCGCGGCGACCGCCGGGGTCGCCTGA
- a CDS encoding DUF2142 domain-containing protein → MRTTFHSSKAGRVAALIVAPVALLITLLGWSLSTPLASSPDEDFHLASIWCGGGEREGLCEPSSNARTRMVPVELLTAHRCFDHLPDQAATCPRQPASLLVETDRGNFDAVYPPVFYAVMSVFATTDFSASLLMMRAFNAFIYVGMMFALFLLLPRARRGLLVWGALATIAPFGMFLISSVNPSGWGVISASTMWLAVLGYYEAPELRRRLAFAGLAIVALILGAGSRSDAAAFATVSIVIATLLTARRTRLFARLAVFPAVLTAVSIAVFLSFGQSNAVNPGVDLSTPLDPSSATLNSIQLLWTNLTRLPELWAGAFGAPLGTQSLWLGTVTPGVVWFSTILAFGGVVFLGLRLLTWRKVISLMILVSLLIFLPMIWLMRDQILVGQGVQSRYLYPLLIMIAMLSLFGLNGPNARMNVAHLTCITVAAWVANLVVQWVTLRRYVTGLDARWINLDAGIEWWWSALPIGPMALWMMTAIAFAVLCAICICYGAATGQVRQFGPRRLFSSP, encoded by the coding sequence GTGCGCACTACCTTCCACTCATCGAAAGCCGGCCGTGTCGCTGCGCTGATCGTGGCTCCCGTCGCACTGCTGATCACGCTGCTCGGCTGGTCTCTCTCAACACCGCTCGCATCGAGTCCCGACGAGGATTTCCACCTCGCGAGCATCTGGTGCGGTGGTGGTGAACGCGAGGGGCTATGCGAACCTTCCTCGAACGCTCGCACTCGCATGGTTCCAGTCGAGCTCCTGACGGCTCACCGCTGCTTCGACCACCTGCCCGACCAGGCCGCGACGTGTCCCCGACAGCCTGCGTCCCTCCTTGTCGAAACCGATCGTGGGAATTTCGACGCGGTGTATCCACCGGTCTTCTACGCGGTCATGAGCGTGTTCGCCACGACCGATTTCTCAGCGTCGTTGCTGATGATGCGTGCATTCAATGCGTTCATCTATGTCGGCATGATGTTCGCTTTGTTCCTACTGCTGCCCCGCGCACGGCGGGGACTTCTCGTCTGGGGCGCCCTGGCCACGATTGCACCGTTCGGTATGTTCCTGATCTCGAGCGTGAACCCGAGCGGTTGGGGGGTGATCTCGGCGTCGACGATGTGGCTGGCGGTGCTCGGGTACTACGAGGCGCCCGAGCTGCGACGGCGGCTCGCGTTCGCGGGGCTCGCCATCGTTGCGTTGATCCTAGGTGCCGGTTCTCGAAGTGATGCAGCGGCCTTCGCGACCGTCTCGATCGTCATCGCAACGCTGCTGACGGCGAGGCGAACCCGTTTGTTCGCGCGCCTCGCAGTGTTCCCGGCAGTGCTGACAGCGGTCAGCATCGCCGTATTCTTGAGTTTCGGTCAGTCCAACGCCGTGAATCCCGGAGTTGATCTCAGCACCCCACTCGACCCTTCGAGCGCAACACTCAACTCGATCCAGCTGCTCTGGACCAACCTCACCCGCCTTCCGGAGCTCTGGGCAGGCGCATTCGGGGCTCCGCTCGGAACTCAGTCGCTGTGGCTCGGGACTGTGACTCCGGGTGTCGTCTGGTTCTCAACGATTCTCGCATTCGGAGGCGTCGTATTCCTCGGACTGCGCCTCCTGACCTGGCGCAAGGTGATCTCCCTGATGATCCTCGTGTCGCTGCTGATTTTCCTCCCGATGATCTGGCTCATGCGCGACCAGATCCTGGTGGGCCAGGGCGTGCAGTCCAGGTACCTCTACCCGCTCCTCATCATGATCGCGATGTTGAGCCTCTTCGGACTCAACGGTCCGAACGCGAGGATGAACGTCGCACATCTCACTTGCATCACCGTGGCCGCGTGGGTAGCCAATCTCGTCGTGCAGTGGGTGACACTTCGCCGCTACGTGACCGGTCTGGATGCCCGCTGGATCAATCTGGATGCGGGCATCGAATGGTGGTGGTCAGCGTTGCCCATCGGCCCGATGGCGCTCTGGATGATGACCGCGATCGCCTTCGCCGTGCTGTGCGCAATTTGCATCTGCTACGGGGCGGCGACCGGTCAGGTGAGGCAGTTCGGCCCGAGGAGGCTCTTCAGCTCCCCGTAG
- a CDS encoding DivIVA domain-containing protein: MALTPEDVVNKRFQATKFREGYDQDEVDDFLDEVVVELRRLNQENEELRQRVAAAEARASEAARTAPSAPTPAPAAAYAEPAAPAPTVAVPTQPAAPQSEIDEQTSTTNLLQLARRLHEEHVREGVEKRDALIAEGHATAARVVAEAEAKSRQQMTILDQERVALEKRVDELRLFERDYRQKLKSYIEGQLRELDTAAPVQVSGNQGFSAPVSAPGHQGESAPAPTFQGFGG; this comes from the coding sequence ATGGCGCTAACTCCGGAAGATGTGGTCAACAAGCGCTTCCAGGCGACGAAGTTCCGCGAAGGCTACGACCAGGACGAGGTCGACGACTTCCTCGACGAGGTCGTCGTCGAACTGCGCCGCCTGAACCAGGAGAACGAGGAGCTGCGTCAGCGTGTGGCCGCCGCCGAGGCCCGTGCCTCCGAGGCCGCCCGGACGGCGCCGTCGGCCCCGACTCCCGCGCCTGCGGCCGCATACGCCGAGCCCGCCGCCCCCGCGCCGACCGTGGCGGTGCCCACCCAGCCGGCCGCGCCCCAGTCCGAGATCGACGAGCAGACGAGCACCACCAACCTGCTGCAGCTGGCCCGCCGGCTGCACGAGGAGCACGTCCGCGAGGGCGTCGAGAAGCGCGACGCGCTCATCGCCGAGGGCCACGCCACCGCGGCGCGGGTCGTCGCCGAGGCCGAGGCGAAGTCGCGTCAGCAGATGACGATCCTCGACCAGGAGCGCGTCGCACTCGAGAAGCGCGTCGACGAGCTGCGCCTGTTCGAGCGCGACTACCGCCAGAAGCTCAAGAGCTACATCGAGGGCCAGCTGCGCGAGCTCGACACGGCCGCTCCCGTGCAGGTGTCGGGCAACCAGGGCTTCTCGGCGCCGGTGAGCGCCCCTGGCCACCAGGGCGAGTCCGCTCCGGCGCCGACGTTCCAGGGCTTTGGCGGCTGA
- the dnaE gene encoding DNA polymerase III subunit alpha, which produces MAADSFVHLHVHSEYSMLDGAARIGELVKAAQGYDMPAVAVTDHGNVFGAFDFWKQATDAGIKPIIGTEAYLTPGTHRSDKTRVRWGNGGGDDVSGSGAYTHMTLLSETTEGMHNLFRLSSLASIEGYYFKPRMDRELLQTYAKGLIATTGCPSGEVQTRLRLGQYEEARQAAADFRDIFGKENFFAEIMDHGLGIEKRIMDDLLRLAKDLDLPLVATNDLHYTHAHDAKSHAALLCVQSGSTLDDPNRFKFDADDFYLKTAAEMRHIFRDHPEACDNTLAIAERCDVQFNTSANYMPRFPVPEGENEESWFVKEVERGLHVRYPDGIPAEVRKQADYEVGVISQMGFPGYFLVVADFINWSKNNGIRVGPGRGSGAGSMAAYAMRITDLDPLQHGLIFERFLNPDRVSMPDFDVDFDERRRGEVIKYVTEKYGEERVAQIVTYGTIKAKQALKDSSRVLGFPFGMGEKLTKAMPPAIMGKDIPLTGILDKDHPRYKEAGDIRAIIETDPDAKTVFETALGLENLKRQWGVHAAGVIMSSDPLIDIIPIMKREQDGQIVTQFDYPACESLGLIKMDFLGLRNLTIIDDALDNIEANRGFRPVLEDLALDDPAAYELLGKGDTLGVFQLDGGPMRSLLRLMKPDNFEDISAVIALYRPGPMGANSHTNYALRKNGLQEITPIHPELEEPLKDILDTSYGLIIYQEQVMAIAQRVAGFSLGQADILRRAMGKKKKSELDKQYEGFSAGMKANGYSDAAIKTLWDILLPFSDYAFNKAHSAAYGVLSYWTAYLKAHYPAEYMAALLTSVGDARDKLALYLNECRRMGIKVLPPDVNESIGFFAAVGDDIRFGLGAVRNVGFNVVDAIRAAREKEGRFESFHDFLKKVPIQVANKRTVESLVKAGAFDSLGHTRRALVEIHEGAVESAVKEKRAEENGDVGFDFDSLFEEHEKAAAPSPVPDRPEWAKKDKLAFEREMLGLYVSDHPLAGLEAPLAKHASTTIADLMASDATQDGDTVTVAGLVTSVQHRVARQSGNQYGMIQVEDFSGEITVMFMGKAYQEFAPGLRGDSIVVVRGRVSMRDDGMNLHAYSVFEPELGQGEDTGPVMISIPDVRATTDTITALGDVLTRHRGDTEVRLKLTKGRVARVFELPYPVNVSADFYGELKSLLGPNCLT; this is translated from the coding sequence GTGGCCGCCGATTCCTTCGTCCACCTGCACGTGCACTCCGAGTACTCGATGCTCGACGGCGCCGCCCGGATCGGCGAGCTGGTGAAGGCGGCGCAGGGGTACGACATGCCGGCCGTCGCGGTGACCGACCACGGCAACGTCTTCGGCGCGTTCGACTTCTGGAAGCAGGCGACCGACGCCGGAATCAAGCCGATCATCGGCACCGAGGCCTACCTCACGCCCGGCACCCATCGCAGCGACAAGACCCGCGTGCGGTGGGGCAACGGCGGCGGCGACGACGTCTCGGGGTCTGGCGCGTACACCCACATGACGCTGCTCTCCGAGACGACGGAGGGCATGCACAACCTGTTCCGCCTCTCGAGTCTCGCCTCGATCGAGGGCTACTACTTCAAGCCCCGCATGGACCGCGAGCTGCTGCAGACCTACGCGAAGGGGCTCATCGCCACCACGGGGTGCCCCTCGGGCGAGGTGCAGACCCGGCTCCGGCTGGGGCAGTACGAGGAGGCCCGCCAGGCGGCGGCGGACTTCCGCGACATCTTCGGCAAGGAGAACTTCTTCGCCGAGATCATGGACCACGGCCTCGGCATCGAGAAGCGCATCATGGACGACCTGCTGCGCCTCGCGAAAGACCTCGACCTGCCGCTCGTCGCCACGAACGACCTGCACTACACGCACGCGCACGACGCCAAGAGCCATGCCGCGCTGCTGTGCGTGCAGTCCGGTTCCACCCTCGACGACCCGAACCGGTTCAAGTTCGACGCCGACGACTTCTACCTCAAGACCGCCGCGGAGATGCGGCACATCTTCCGCGACCACCCCGAGGCCTGCGACAACACCCTCGCGATCGCCGAGCGCTGCGACGTGCAGTTCAACACGAGCGCGAACTACATGCCGCGATTCCCCGTGCCAGAGGGGGAGAACGAGGAGAGCTGGTTCGTGAAGGAGGTCGAGCGGGGCCTGCACGTGCGCTACCCCGACGGCATCCCCGCCGAGGTGCGCAAGCAGGCCGACTACGAGGTCGGCGTCATCAGCCAGATGGGCTTCCCGGGCTACTTCCTCGTCGTCGCCGACTTCATCAACTGGTCGAAGAACAACGGCATCCGCGTCGGCCCGGGCCGCGGCTCGGGGGCAGGCTCGATGGCGGCCTACGCGATGCGGATCACGGACCTCGACCCGCTGCAGCACGGCCTCATCTTCGAGCGGTTCCTGAACCCAGACCGCGTCTCGATGCCCGACTTCGACGTCGACTTCGACGAGCGTCGTCGCGGCGAGGTGATCAAGTACGTCACCGAGAAGTACGGCGAGGAGCGCGTCGCGCAGATCGTGACCTACGGCACGATCAAGGCGAAGCAGGCGCTGAAGGATTCCAGCCGCGTGCTCGGCTTCCCGTTCGGCATGGGGGAGAAGCTCACCAAGGCGATGCCGCCCGCAATCATGGGCAAGGACATCCCGCTCACCGGCATCCTCGACAAGGATCACCCGCGCTACAAGGAAGCCGGCGACATCCGGGCCATCATCGAGACCGATCCCGACGCGAAGACGGTGTTCGAGACCGCGCTCGGGCTCGAGAACCTGAAGCGCCAGTGGGGCGTGCACGCCGCGGGCGTGATCATGTCGAGCGATCCGCTGATCGACATCATCCCGATCATGAAGCGCGAGCAGGACGGCCAGATCGTCACGCAGTTCGACTATCCGGCGTGCGAGTCGCTCGGCCTGATCAAGATGGACTTCCTGGGGCTGCGGAACCTCACGATCATCGACGACGCGCTCGACAATATCGAGGCGAACCGCGGCTTCCGGCCGGTGCTCGAAGACCTCGCGCTCGACGACCCGGCCGCGTACGAGCTGCTCGGCAAGGGAGACACGCTCGGCGTCTTCCAGCTCGACGGCGGGCCGATGCGGTCGCTGCTGCGGCTCATGAAGCCCGACAACTTCGAGGACATCTCGGCCGTCATCGCACTCTACCGTCCGGGCCCGATGGGTGCGAACTCGCACACGAACTACGCGCTGCGGAAGAACGGGCTGCAGGAGATCACGCCGATCCACCCCGAGCTCGAGGAGCCGCTGAAGGACATCCTCGACACCAGCTACGGCCTGATCATCTACCAGGAGCAGGTCATGGCGATCGCCCAGCGCGTCGCCGGCTTCTCGCTCGGACAGGCCGACATCCTGCGGCGCGCGATGGGCAAGAAGAAGAAGTCCGAGCTCGACAAGCAGTACGAGGGCTTCTCGGCCGGCATGAAGGCCAACGGCTACTCGGATGCCGCGATCAAGACGCTCTGGGACATCCTGCTGCCATTCTCCGACTACGCCTTCAACAAAGCGCACTCGGCCGCCTACGGCGTGCTCAGCTACTGGACGGCGTACCTCAAGGCCCACTACCCGGCGGAGTACATGGCGGCGCTCCTCACGAGCGTCGGCGATGCGCGCGACAAGCTCGCGCTCTACCTCAACGAGTGCCGACGCATGGGCATCAAGGTGCTGCCACCCGACGTGAACGAGTCGATCGGCTTCTTCGCGGCCGTCGGCGACGACATCCGGTTCGGGCTCGGGGCGGTGCGCAACGTCGGATTCAACGTGGTCGACGCGATCCGCGCCGCGCGCGAGAAGGAGGGCCGGTTCGAGTCGTTCCACGACTTCCTGAAGAAGGTGCCGATCCAGGTCGCGAACAAGCGCACCGTGGAGTCCCTCGTGAAGGCGGGGGCCTTCGACTCGCTCGGGCACACCCGGCGCGCGCTCGTCGAGATTCACGAGGGCGCCGTCGAGTCGGCGGTGAAGGAGAAGCGCGCCGAGGAGAACGGCGATGTCGGGTTCGACTTCGACAGCCTCTTCGAGGAGCACGAGAAGGCCGCGGCGCCCTCGCCCGTGCCCGACCGGCCCGAATGGGCGAAGAAGGACAAGCTCGCGTTCGAGCGCGAGATGCTGGGGCTGTACGTGTCCGACCACCCGCTCGCCGGGCTGGAGGCGCCGCTCGCGAAGCACGCGTCCACGACCATCGCCGACCTCATGGCGTCCGACGCCACGCAGGACGGCGACACGGTGACGGTCGCCGGCCTCGTGACGAGCGTGCAGCACCGCGTGGCGCGGCAGAGCGGCAACCAGTACGGCATGATCCAGGTCGAGGACTTCTCCGGCGAGATCACCGTCATGTTCATGGGCAAGGCGTACCAGGAGTTCGCGCCCGGGCTCCGCGGCGACTCGATCGTGGTCGTCCGGGGGCGGGTCAGCATGCGCGATGACGGCATGAACCTGCACGCGTACAGCGTGTTCGAGCCCGAGCTCGGGCAGGGTGAGGACACCGGCCCGGTGATGATCTCGATCCCCGACGTCCGGGCGACCACCGACACCATCACCGCGCTCGGCGACGTCCTCACCCGGCATCGCGGAGACACCGAGGTGCGGCTGAAGCTCACGAAGGGGCGCGTCGCGCGCGTCTTCGAGCTGCCCTACCCGGTGAACGTGAGCGCCGACTTCTACGGGGAGCTGAAGAGCCTCCTCGGGCCGAACTGCCTCACCTGA